In one window of Canis lupus baileyi chromosome 10, mCanLup2.hap1, whole genome shotgun sequence DNA:
- the EXOSC3 gene encoding exosome complex component RRP40, whose product MAEAVGAAAESLPGDRARAARTVLDQVVLPGEELLLPEQEDAEGPGGPGERPLRLNAGTRSRGRVVCGPGLRRCGDRLLVTKCGRLRHKEPGGGSGGGVYWVDSQQKRYVPVKGDHVIGIVTAKSGDIFKVDVGGSEPASLSYLAFEGATKRNRPNVQIGDLIYGQFVVANKDMEPEMVCIDSCGRASGMGVIGQDGLLFKVTLGLIRKLLAPDCEILQEVGKLYPLEIVFGMNGRIWVKAKTIQQTLILANILEACEHMTADQRKQIFSRLAES is encoded by the exons ATGGCTGAGGCGGTGGGTGCTGCGGCCGAGTCTCTGCCGGGAGACCGGGCGCGTGCGGCGCGCACCGTGCTGGATCAGGTGGTGCTCCCGGGTGAGGAGCTGCTGCTGCCGGAGCAGGAGGACGCTGAAGGCCCAGGGGGTCCTGGGGAGCGACCGCTGCGCCTGAATGCGGGGACGCGCTCCCGGGGGCGCGTCGTGTGCGGCCCGGGCCTGCGGCGCTGTGGCGACCGCCTGCTGGTCACCAAGTGCGGCCGCCTCCGTCACAAGGAGcccggcggcggcagcggcggtgGCGTTTACTGGGTGGACTCACAGCAGAAACGG TATGTCCCCGTGAAAGGAGACCATGTGATCGGCATAGTGACAGCTAAGTCTGGAGATATTTTCAAAGTTGATGTTGGAGGGAGTGAGCCAGCTTCTTTGTCTTACTTGGCATTTGAAGGTGCAACTAAAAGAAACAGACCAAATGTGCAG aTTGGAGATCTCATCTATGGTCAGTTTGTGGTTGCTAATAAAGATATGGAACCAGAGATGGTCTGCATTGACAGCTGTGGACGAGCCAGTGGAATGGGTGTGATTGGACAGGACGGTCTGCTTTTTAAAGTGACTTTGGGCTTAATTAGAAA GCTCTTGGCTCCAGACTGTGAAATCCTACAGGAAGTGGGAAAACTCTACCCACTCGAGATAGTATTTGGGATGAATGGAAGAATATGGGTTAAGGCAAAGACCATTCAGCAGACCTTAATTTTGGCAAACATTTTAGAAGCTTGTGAACACATGACAGCAGATCAAAGAAAACAGATCTTCTCCAGATTGGCAGAAAGTTAG